A single region of the Vicia villosa cultivar HV-30 ecotype Madison, WI linkage group LG4, Vvil1.0, whole genome shotgun sequence genome encodes:
- the LOC131596699 gene encoding uncharacterized protein LOC131596699 has translation MEQSSSDWFESEIESAEILANLHHSFSLFSHVPYSWRCRKKRSAIRNTPPSNGGATTTVVPPPPPSNAVKVKASSPTTPHSFPATESDDKIKHSERRTSLKRKKEYYLNVIEDLTKTKHSINQEIAKVKCDYEQLKLLNSELKAKGKELNINGPKDEYKNPNLEINNPMKLNDIIKNSVNTSNSTAQNAEQKKQMPNHDANNFGPGPTTSFGVASSSLGRKIDNMGPLSIPDLNFSFEANIDLSKVRAAQARQRRIQILRLKKPVGNNAKQHQSSR, from the exons ATGGAACAGAGTAGTAGCGATTGGTTTGAGAGTGAGATTGAAAGTGCTGAAATTCTTGCTAACTTGCATCATTCTTTCTCTTTGTTCAGTCATGTACCATACTCATGGAGGTGTAGAAAGAAGAGATCTGCAATTCGTAATACACCTCCTTCTAATGGCGGCGCCACCACCACCGTTGTTCCTCCACCTCCTCCTTCTAACGCCGTTAAAgtcaaagcttcaagtccaacaACCCCTCATTCGTTTCCAGCCACTGAATCAGATGACAAGATTAAACATTCGGAAAGAAGAACTTCTCTCAAAAGG AAGAAAGAGTATTATCTTAATGTTATTGAAGATTTAACGAAAACTAAACACTCCATCAATCAA GAGATTGCAAAAGTTAAATGTGATTATGAACAATTGAAGTTACTCAATTCCGAATTGAAAGCAAAGGGGAAAGAG CTAAATATTAATGGTCCCAAAGATGAATACAAAAACCCCAATTTAGAAATTAATAACCCAATGAAATTGAATGATATCATCAAAAATTCAGTCAACACTTCCAATTCCACTGCTCAAAATGCCGAGCAAAAGAAGCAAATGCCCAATCATGATGCCAACAATTTTGGGCCGGGTCCAACGACGTCGTTTGGAGTGGCATCATCTTCATTGGGCCGAAAGATCGATAATATGGGCCCATTATCAATTCCAGATTTGAACTTTTCATTTGAAGCAAATATAGATTTGAGTAAAGTAAGGGCAGCTCAAGCAAGACAGAGAAGGATTCAGATTTTGAGGCTCAAGAAACCTGTGGGAAATAATGCTAAACAACACCAATCTTCTAGATAG